A section of the Bifidobacterium sp. ESL0728 genome encodes:
- a CDS encoding phage portal protein, with protein MVSLNTADGVITIGNPSVPNANTHTSWGIPVADPGVPLSSIASLGPVNVQQVWRTQPSVRKVVEFAARNVAIIPWKVYQRQSDDDRIRVSDSAAEKLLRKPDVQSRRTSFDLLYLLTCDAMMYDRWCVVLLDDTKGRQWLQRIPPRMLLVESDAIDNIIHVGVQTAQGTIDLTDEALAIGTGWSAVDGIGVSPLVTLSQILQEQTNAIAWRNAQWDRSPKFTGIITRPADAPKWDDKKKERFIQSWRKFRDSNAGGTPIFEDGMDYKNLGSTITPDDANDIEGRRLSEIEVCSAFHIPPELVGSRQGNYSNIAAFRQMLYGPTLGPILERFEQEFNLQIIPALDASGDGLYGELDRNAALNGSFMEMAQYLQTAVGGPYMTRAEARSLLDMYKIPGTEDLIVPLNVTAGGLASPTDTGSQNRKARQSQARSQARMALRRSALDELATVKTKAEAGLADTLRGIYQRQLDEHKTGENAKDFHRKWDKILADAMNPHTWATALAAAKSVIREYNPDESGWSEDVMQPYIAAVNNNAAQKINDGMLDSLDELDESDQESDDDTDPKQALLNKLKDSTALAWAGALVANCAGFGRQDAARASGLTQKTWTVTSANPRPSHAAMNGETVDMDDIFSNGARWPGDGGLDVDESAGCTCVLSYTW; from the coding sequence ATGGTAAGCCTTAATACAGCAGACGGGGTTATTACCATCGGAAATCCGAGTGTTCCCAATGCCAACACCCACACTTCGTGGGGTATACCCGTAGCCGACCCCGGAGTTCCCCTATCCTCGATTGCCAGTCTAGGTCCCGTAAACGTTCAGCAGGTTTGGCGTACCCAACCTAGCGTGCGCAAGGTGGTTGAGTTTGCAGCACGTAATGTGGCTATCATCCCCTGGAAGGTCTATCAGCGCCAGTCAGATGACGACCGGATCCGCGTCAGTGATAGTGCCGCCGAGAAGCTTCTGCGAAAACCTGATGTGCAATCCAGACGGACCAGTTTCGATCTGCTTTATCTCCTCACCTGCGACGCCATGATGTATGACCGATGGTGCGTCGTCTTACTTGACGACACCAAAGGAAGACAATGGCTCCAACGGATACCGCCCCGCATGCTCCTGGTCGAATCCGATGCGATTGACAACATCATCCATGTCGGAGTGCAGACCGCACAAGGAACCATCGATCTTACCGATGAGGCGCTCGCGATCGGTACCGGTTGGTCAGCAGTTGACGGAATCGGTGTAAGCCCGCTGGTCACGCTATCCCAGATTCTGCAGGAACAGACCAACGCGATAGCTTGGCGCAATGCGCAATGGGATCGCTCGCCGAAATTCACGGGAATCATCACCCGCCCTGCAGATGCCCCGAAATGGGACGATAAAAAGAAGGAACGGTTCATCCAGTCCTGGCGTAAATTCCGTGATTCCAATGCGGGAGGAACACCAATCTTTGAAGACGGCATGGATTACAAGAACCTCGGCAGCACCATCACCCCTGATGATGCCAACGACATCGAAGGCCGCAGGCTCAGCGAAATCGAAGTCTGTTCAGCTTTCCATATCCCCCCAGAACTCGTAGGAAGCAGGCAGGGAAACTATTCGAACATCGCCGCATTCCGACAGATGCTCTACGGTCCTACCCTCGGCCCAATCCTTGAACGATTCGAGCAGGAATTCAATCTGCAGATCATTCCGGCTTTGGATGCTTCTGGAGACGGATTATACGGCGAACTTGACCGCAATGCAGCCCTTAACGGCTCCTTCATGGAAATGGCCCAATACCTACAAACCGCCGTCGGAGGCCCCTACATGACACGTGCTGAAGCACGCTCGCTGCTCGACATGTATAAGATTCCCGGCACTGAGGACCTCATCGTTCCTCTGAACGTCACCGCCGGCGGCTTGGCTTCTCCTACTGATACTGGTTCGCAAAACCGTAAAGCACGACAAAGCCAAGCGCGCTCACAGGCGCGAATGGCACTACGAAGATCTGCATTGGACGAGCTCGCCACAGTCAAAACGAAAGCTGAAGCCGGATTGGCAGATACCTTGCGAGGCATCTACCAGCGTCAGCTTGATGAGCACAAGACTGGGGAGAACGCGAAGGATTTCCACCGCAAATGGGACAAGATCCTCGCCGACGCGATGAACCCGCACACGTGGGCAACGGCCCTTGCGGCCGCTAAGAGCGTCATTCGAGAATACAACCCGGACGAATCCGGCTGGTCAGAAGACGTTATGCAGCCCTATATCGCTGCAGTCAATAACAATGCCGCCCAGAAAATCAACGATGGGATGCTCGACAGCCTCGACGAACTCGATGAATCTGACCAGGAAAGTGATGACGATACCGATCCGAAGCAGGCCTTGCTCAACAAGCTCAAGGACTCCACCGCACTCGCATGGGCAGGGGCCCTCGTGGCGAATTGTGCAGGCTTCGGTCGGCAGGACGCCGCACGGGCATCAGGACTCACGCAGAAAACCTGGACGGTGACCTCGGCGAACCCGAGACCATCCCACGCCGCCATGAACGGTGAAACGGTCGACATGGACGACATCTTCAGCAACGGTGCCCGCTGGCCTGGCGACGGCGGGCTGGACGTCGACGAATCAGCAGGATGCACCTGCGTACTCAGCTACACATGGTGA